One Flavobacterium sp. 90 DNA segment encodes these proteins:
- the kdpA gene encoding potassium-transporting ATPase subunit KdpA, whose amino-acid sequence MNTELLGVISIFIVSIVLAIPLGKYIAKVYLGDKTLFDPIFNPIEKFIFKISGINSTEEMNWKQHLKALLSINMIWFVLCFFVLLFQGSLFLNPDNNPSMSPDLAFNTAISFVVNCNLQHYSGESGVSYLSQMFLMFLQFVSAGVGMAAAAMIFTAMKERTTDKLGNFYNYFIKSCTRILLPLSVIVATILAFSGTPMDFDSKDSITTLQGDHVDVSRGPAAAFIAIKHLGTNGGGFFGANSAHPLENPTYFTNAVELWAQLIVPFAMIFALGFYLKKKKLSYVIFGVMTVGFLLLVIPTMMTEMNGNPAIEKMGIAQATGAMEGKEVRFGPAVSGFWSIATTVISTGSVNSMHDSSMPISGAMELLAMMVNAFYGGCGVGILNFYIFIILAVFISGLMVGRTPEFLGKKIEAREVKIAAFIAILHPLLILAGTALASYFAANDTAMGYWFSGNATGWLNNPGHHGFSEMLYEYTSSAANNGSGFEGLGDNNPFWNITTGIVLLLSRFIPIVGPLAIAGLLANKKYIPESAGTLKTDTSIFGIMVFAVIAIIAALSFFPALALGPLAEYFTLK is encoded by the coding sequence ATGAACACAGAATTATTAGGCGTCATCAGTATTTTTATCGTTTCGATAGTTTTAGCCATTCCGTTAGGGAAATATATCGCTAAAGTTTATTTAGGAGATAAAACACTTTTTGATCCGATTTTCAATCCAATTGAAAAATTTATTTTTAAAATCAGCGGTATTAATTCCACTGAAGAAATGAACTGGAAACAACACTTAAAAGCACTTTTAAGTATCAACATGATTTGGTTCGTTCTTTGCTTTTTTGTCTTATTATTTCAAGGATCATTATTTCTAAATCCTGACAATAACCCTTCAATGTCGCCCGATTTGGCCTTTAATACCGCCATTTCGTTTGTAGTAAACTGTAACTTACAACATTATTCAGGCGAAAGCGGAGTTTCTTACTTGTCACAAATGTTTTTGATGTTCTTGCAATTTGTTTCTGCTGGTGTCGGTATGGCTGCTGCTGCAATGATTTTTACTGCAATGAAAGAAAGAACTACAGATAAACTGGGCAATTTTTACAACTATTTCATCAAAAGTTGTACACGTATATTATTACCACTTTCAGTAATTGTAGCTACTATTTTAGCATTCAGCGGTACGCCAATGGATTTTGACAGTAAAGATTCTATCACAACTTTACAAGGTGATCACGTTGACGTTTCACGCGGGCCTGCAGCTGCTTTTATTGCCATTAAACATTTAGGTACAAATGGTGGAGGATTCTTTGGAGCCAACTCAGCGCATCCTTTAGAGAATCCAACTTATTTCACGAATGCTGTGGAGCTTTGGGCACAATTAATTGTTCCGTTTGCTATGATTTTTGCTTTAGGTTTTTATCTAAAGAAAAAGAAATTATCCTATGTAATTTTTGGAGTTATGACCGTTGGATTCTTATTATTGGTTATTCCAACAATGATGACGGAAATGAACGGAAATCCTGCTATCGAGAAAATGGGAATTGCACAAGCAACCGGAGCGATGGAAGGAAAAGAAGTTCGGTTTGGACCAGCGGTTTCTGGTTTCTGGAGTATTGCTACAACCGTAATTTCTACAGGTTCTGTAAATAGTATGCACGATAGTTCAATGCCAATTTCCGGTGCGATGGAATTACTTGCCATGATGGTCAATGCGTTTTATGGAGGTTGTGGTGTTGGTATTCTGAACTTCTACATTTTCATTATTCTGGCTGTATTTATTTCCGGATTAATGGTTGGTCGAACCCCTGAATTTTTAGGAAAGAAAATCGAAGCGCGGGAAGTTAAAATTGCAGCTTTTATCGCAATTCTTCACCCTTTATTAATATTAGCAGGAACAGCTTTGGCTTCTTATTTTGCGGCAAACGATACTGCAATGGGTTATTGGTTTAGCGGAAACGCAACAGGCTGGCTGAACAATCCAGGACATCACGGATTCTCTGAAATGTTATACGAATATACTTCGAGCGCTGCCAATAATGGTTCTGGTTTTGAAGGTTTGGGCGATAATAATCCGTTTTGGAATATCACTACAGGAATTGTGTTGCTATTAAGTCGTTTCATTCCTATCGTTGGACCATTGGCAATTGCAGGATTATTGGCGAATAAAAAATACATTCCGGAAAGTGCAGGAACTTTAAAAACCGACACTTCTATTTTTGGAATAATGGTTTTTGCCGTAATCGCGATTATTGCTGCTTTATCATTCTTCCCAGCGTTGGCACTTGGACCTTTAGCGGAGTACTTTACACTAAAATAA